Proteins encoded by one window of Cucurbita pepo subsp. pepo cultivar mu-cu-16 chromosome LG14, ASM280686v2, whole genome shotgun sequence:
- the LOC111810940 gene encoding classical arabinogalactan protein 9-like, with protein sequence MATARAMLVLALSLLSLAASAIAQSPSPAPGPAVAAPPPLTPPPVAAPPTTPPPTAMPPMAASPPPSMSTPPMAAPPTVLPPMASPPSMESGPSPGPTTMPDSPPSPPGPSPGPSSEPSPASAPSPPPSPPPPGAGFSIQHGGYKAAGVAAVLGGLAIVLV encoded by the coding sequence ATGGCTACCGCACGTGCCATGCTCGTGctcgctctctctctcctctctctagCAGCCTCCGCCATTGCTCAATCTCCCTCCCCTGCTCCAGGTCCCGCCGTCGCCGCACCGCCGCCGTTAACCCCACCGCCTGTTGCAGCCCCTCCTACTACACCTCCCCCCACCGCCATGCCCCCAATGGCAGCCTCACCTCCGCCAAGCATGTCAACTCCACCGATGGCAGCTCCTCCCACCGTCCTCCCGCCGATGGCTTCTCCGCCGTCTATGGAATCAGGCCCAAGCCCAGGCCCAACCACAATGCCCGACAGCCCACCATCGCCTCCAGGCCCATCTCCAGGGCCATCTTCGGAGCCATCTCCAGCGTCAGCTccgtcgccgccgccgtcGCCACCACCGCCAGGAGCGGGATTTTCGATCCAGCACGGTGGGTACAAGGCGGCGGGTGTCGCGGCGGTGTTGGGTGGCCTGGCCATCGTCTTGGTTTAA